The DNA segment gactctctgccggagtctacctcggagactccgggctaaatactgagtatcggagtatccggactcagtgaatttTGCAGAATaaactcggtgtccgtgggtgattatgtctctcaactagttgattctaagggatatcttgagcattgagacactaaccaagcaatcaaatgcaacccttttaatagagcggctatcctagactcaatttcaaaaataaaagaatttaaatcctattgagtactcttcgttgattctccatttgtttcgacaggcgtcaaacgtcacttatctttacaactaatgcttaaacctgttcataatttagataagcatgttagttccttaatcgttttgtcatcaataagccaaaatccacttaggggcctagatgcactttcagagcCAAGGTGGAAAGAGGGCATGACGGCTAGTGCGACGGTGCATCGAGAAGGAAGAAGGTTGGTGTAGCGGCCCGATTGCTGCAGTGCGTAGATCGATGGCAATGTCATTCTATTCTTTTGTTTCCTTGACATTCATGCTGATGACTGTGATGGTGGCTTTCATGCCGGCCGTGTGTACGTGATTCGTGCAAGATTTAGCGGCAACCATACGAGGTTAGAAACAACGACCATGATTTGGTGGCGATGGACTTGGCCCCTACCTCCTTATTCATGGTGGCCCCGACCTTGAGCTGGCAGTGGCCATGGTGGGAGGCCCATACACATCCTAGACAATTTTTGTCTAGCACGGTTTGAGATATGTCATAAAAAGTAAACAATTCGTCGTAGCAACCATATACCATATGGATGATTATTATTGCATGAGGTGACACATATGTACGTCATCGAAGATTGTTTCTAGTGATTAACCATCTCTGATATGTGATTTCGCAGGCAGCTGACAACTGTTAGCTATTAGGTGGGTCATCATAGACATTTTCTGACTGGCGGATGGAAAATCATCTGATATGAAGCTTTAAAGCCGATTGCCATGTGATATTCTGTGATAGTGATTCCTGACTAAACCAACGAGAATTTAAAATCCATTGCCCATGAATTCTTATTTACTCCCACCTCCTACCTTAACCAAATAGGCCATAAGAGATTTCACCAGCCAAGCGTAATATAACAACCAAGTTATGTTCATGCCCCTTCAAAATAGGgcatttagaaaaataaaattccCATCCAGATTCTAGTATTTAAACATATGCCATTTATATACTCATTTTATCTCtttttcattctttttattCCACTTTATCACTGATTGACACATGGAATACCCATCTTTCCTCCATATCTTTGGATTGGACCAAATAGCCGGCAAGAGGTTTCAACTACCAAACATAGAATTAACACCAGTGCAAtgagaagaagatgagagagAATTCTGAAGTTGCAAACTTGTGATTCTTTTGaaagtaaattctataaaacTTTCTATCAAAGATTTTTTGAGATCCTGATCTAAATCATATATTATCTGATCTAATAAGTGAGTTAAAAAAACACATGACTTACAGAAAAGAGGTTTTTTTTTATAGGACCTCCAGTAGAATTTACTTTCGATCCCTTCCTCACTCCAGTTTCTCTTCCTCTGTCTTGCGGGACCGAGGGAATCCCCAAATCGCCCCCGACACCACGCGACAGACTCCAGTTTCTCCCTGCTGCCTCCGCTCCCCcgcatcaccatctcccacccTCTCCACCTCCCGCCGCCCGCCTCCGCCGTCGCGTGGCGGCCGCtcgtccaccgccgccgccgttgcgtGGCGGCCGCTCGTCCACCGACGCCGCCTCGTCCGTCGTCCCCGCGACGACGACCCCATGACTATGATGACCCCGTCCCCGCTCGAGGTTCGTagccctcctccttccttcgcTCGCCCGCTCGGATCTTCGCCCCGCGTCCCACTCGTCCCCGCGATGATCGAGGGGCCTCGGGTTCGCTCTAGGGTTTACGCGCCGCGCCGGATCTGACCCCTCTGCCCACCccccgcagcagcagcaggaggccGACGAGATGCTCGTGCCACACCAGGAGCTCCCGACCACCGAAGGGCCCCAGCCGATGGAAGGTGAGGGTCTAGGGCCTCGCGATTCGCTCTCCTTTTGCCTCTCCTGTAGCTCTCcctgtgcgtgtgtgtgtgtttacGTGGGGGTTGGTGGGTTTATGCGTTTCAAGCCCCCGTTGATCTCATCTTACACGTATGGTTGTGTTTTTCGTTGTGGATACTGCTAGTTGTGGCGCAGACGGAGCCTGCAAACACGGCGGAGAGCCAACCGGCCGAGGACCCACAGACGTCACGGTTCACCTGGACCATCGAGAGCTTCAGCCGGCTCAACACGAAGAAGCACTACTCCGACGCGTTTATCGTTGGGGGATACAAATGGTGAGCTTTGGATCTCCCACCACTGTGACCGTTACTGGAAACACGGGTAAAGTGAGCGTGTTTTAATTGATGTGCTGTTTTTTGCTTACAGGCGCGTGCTGATTTTCCCAAAGGGGAACAATGTGGATCATCTCTCGATGTACTTGGATGTAGCGGACTCGGGAAACCTCCCATACGGGTGGAGCCGGTATGCTCAGTTCAGCTTGGCCGTTGTGAACCAGATCCATCCCAAGTATACGATACGGAAAGGTATTGCCTTTCTTCATTTAATATCATACTCCCTGTGTCTTATGAATGCCATTGCCATCATGGAAGTTTCAATAGGGCTATAACTTGGAGTCTTGAACTGAGCTGGAACATGATGAAACCATTGGCTGCTTTTGATCATTGACAAATGTCAAACTTTTATTACGATAACATGTGGAGAGCTGTGTATGTGCCATCGATGCAGTCTTTTATCAGTACAACCGAAGGCGAACACAGCATGTGCCTAGGTTCTGAGGCAATATATAGTGAGTCACAAGTGCCCTTGGTTGCATGAGGTTCGAACTGGAAATGAGTTGCATAGGCTATTTGCCTATAACTAGTGATAATTAATTGCAAAATGATTGATAAATTGCAGCTCATTTTTTTATGATGAGACGTAGTTCATTCTTCTGAATCAAGATATAAAATATTCATGACACATGTAGCACATGCAAGGCACATAATATTGCTCTAAAGTTCAAcataatctttatttttaaGTTACTTCAGCTTTAAGGGGGCTAATTCACTTCTAGATAAgtattttgttatttatttatttatttactttattttagTAGTATGTTTCTCAGCTATGCATATTTTTTCCTTACATTTTTGGAAACTCAAACTAGCGTCTCAAAATGTCACACGTGCTTGTTGCCTTGTTCTGCATCGGTTGTTAGTTTTAAAGAATGTAATTACTGGGTCAATAACTCGGTTGTAAAATACTGTTTAATGCTATTTACATAGTGCTGTCAATATTGTTGAGTGTAACTTTTGTTAGGATGTCTATTAAATCATAAATGACATGCGGAGTTGATCATTTTATACTGTACAATTGATTATGTTCAATAATGATTCACTCAAATAAACTCTGAGAACTCTGGATAAATGCCTCTGCAGAGTTGTGCAGTTTGAAAATCGCCATTGGATGTCTTAGTAACATGTGTGGGCAGGACCCATATGTCAGCCTCATAACCAATGGCATTTTTCAAAAGCATACGTTGCAGAGGCATGCATTTATATTTCCCAATAACTCCTGATAGTTCTCTTTCTCGCTTTGAACTTTTTTGATAAGTTACTGACAGTTGCTTGAAGCCCTAACCTTCAGTTCAGTCCCTAATAATCTATTAAGTGATGGTATATGAATATTGGCATTATTACCTGATATGGGTTGGATTGCCAGCCTCATTCTATCAGAGACTCTTTTGGTctgttatttttctttatgtgtAGTAATAACTGTGCTTGTGTGCTTGAATTACATTTGGATTTCCCAGTATTTCCGCAATATTTCTTTTGGTTGAATCTCTATTTTGGTTCCATGTTCGGCAGATACTCAGCACCAATTTAATGCACGCGAGAGCGACTGGGGTTTCACATCTTTTATGCCTTTGAGTGAGCTGTATGACCCAAGCAGGGGCTATCTTGTGAATGACACCGTTGTTGTGGAAGCTGAGGTTGCTGTCCGCAGAATGGTTGATTACTGGACTTACGACTCGAAAAAGGAAACAGGTTATGTTGGTCTCAAGAATCAAGGTGCTACCTGTTATATGAACTCTCTTCTACAGACGTTGTACCATATACCATACTTCAGGAAGGTGTGAGATCATGCCTTGTTCTATCCTACATGTTTTGCTGACTATCTGAATTTGAACTAATTTATTGAAATGTTCTCTTAGGCTGTATATCATATGCCAACTACTGAGAATGACATGCCATCCGGGAGTATTCCCTTAGCCCTGCAGAGTCTTTTTTACAAGCTCCAGTATAGTGACAACAGTGTAGCTACAAAAGAGTTGACCAAATCTTTTGGATGGGACACTTATGATTCTTTCATGCAGCATGATGTGCAAGAGCTCAACAGAGTTCTTTGTGAGAAACTTGAAGATAAGATGAAAGTAAATATTACAGTAATGAATTGTCAATACATTGATTACTTTTCATTAACTTTGGTTTCTTCCTAGGGAACTGTTGTAGAAGGAACAATTGAACAATTATTCGAAGGCCACCACATTAATTACATCGAGTGCATTAATGTGGACTACAAATCTAGCAGAAAAGAATCATTTTATGGTAGGCGTCATCATTTTAATTGTGCTTGCATTGAAAACCATATATTTATCTATTATATAATAGTCGATTATGTTATGTCCTTGCAGATCTACAACTTGATGTCAAGGGTTGTCGTGATGTCTATGCATCATTCAACAAATATGTGGAAGTAGAGCGTCTAGAGGGTGACAATAAATATCACGCGGAGCAATATGGCTTGCAGGTTCCCACAAATCTTGTTCTATGCCTGGGTTTGTAGCTTAGTGTTGAGGTGTAATATTTCACTTGTTACACTTTATAGGATATTAGTGgctattttcttttttgggaTATTTGTTGTTTTGATACATTTGCACACAACTTTGTTAGTGTGATAAATGTGTATAGCATGACTTGGGCCTTTGTGGTCCATCTAGTCTAGGGCTGGCCCATTAGGCCCATGACTCTTGCATGTATAATTATATGGGTATCTCTAACCCGCGTCGCTTATGCGTTAAGCCGACTGCGTGACGCACCGTTTACGAAGGCAACATGGCTGCTGTTCGGGTTAGGGTTCCGGGGCTGCACTCAGCCCCTAGACATAGAATCCGGGAGGGAGGACGACATGGCTGTAGGCAGCACTGCATGGGTGGAGTGTGGTTGCCGCGTGTTGTAGGCGGGGTTCGGGTGGGGGTGACAGTGAGGTTAGGGGAGGGCGGGGTCGAGATGGCAGTGGCGGGTGGCATGGTGAGGCGGCGGGGACACCGCTGGCCGCCTCTTGCGGAAGGGGCAGCCACGGTGGGCAGCGGTAGCGTGTGATGGGTGCAGGGGTGATGGTGGAGGGGCGCCGGAGGAGGATGATGGATGCCCATGAAGCAAGAGATGAGGGAGACGGAGGGGGCGTGCGCCCGTCACATGCACGATGGATCCAATAGTCCTTATTATATACCTAGTAGCCAATGAAACAAAGTATGCAGTTGTATATATTTTCCTTTCTCCCTTTTCTAACATACTTACCATAGTGTCATTTGCTTGCATTTCTCACAAGACAATAGACAAGTGCAATGTACATGTCACAAGTGCAGTTGCCTTCACAACTTACCATAGtacttttcttattcttgtaGATGAATGATCACTCTATAATGTTTGTATGTATTTGCATAATTCATTTACTGAGATGATCTCTATGAAGGCAGTTTTAGAATAATAAGATGCTAATTGCCTGATTTTCAGAGTTTTAGGAAAGTTGAAGGCATTTCAATTTAATGAGGGAAATTAATGTGATGATTGTTTTTTTCCTGACTTTTCTGTTTCTATATTTGCACCTTAGtttcaatcttttttttttcaggatgCAAAAAAGGGTGTGCTCTTCCTTGATTTTCCTCCTGTTTTGCAACTTCAACTGAAGCGTTTCGAATATGATTACATGCGAGATACAATGGTTAAGGTTGGAGCTGTGCAGAACTTCACCTTCAAACTGATAAATTACTTGCTCTTTTACATCTTCATGATTGTTTCAAGCAGTTTTTTTAACAAATGCTGGTTATCATGGCATGCATATGGATCTGAGGGTTTGGCATTGACCAAACTTTTAGGCTTTAAACTGTTGACATGTTTTCAGAGTTTGAGATTTCTGATTTCCCAACCTGTTCCCATTTGTGGTCTGGTattgatttttcttcttctaccGGTGCAGTCTCTTTCAAGTTTCATGAAGCAATTTTTAAAGTATTGACAAGACTAGTGTAATCTCTTTCAAATTACACACAATGATTCTATAAAGATTGGCAAGAATTTGCATAACGTAAAGGGATTGTATCTGTGATTCCACATCAAGATGTGCTTGACAAGCAGTCTGCTAACTCCTTGAATTGAGGAACACTGCAGTAGGACCATCTTCTGTGCATTAGTACACCTGTTTTTGCTATTTTTGGGGCTACTAAACCTCTTTTTTTGGCACCAACAAGATTAATTCTTTGCTGCAAAGTGCATCAAAATAGAATTAATATGTTTTAGCTAAGTCAAACAATTTTCTGTGTGGGTGCACAGTCACATGATTGTTGGGGAACACATGGAGGAGGTGTAACTTGTAAGCGGCAAACATCTGTTACGCACTGTGGTTTGCTTTAGAATTATGAATTTATCAGTAAATAGATGATTCTGATAGTTATTTAGGTTGATGCTGGCAACTTAGTACCCTACTTCTTTAATAACGACTGTGGAACAACATAGACATCATTTTAGGATGAAAAGTGGTTGAGTTGTGATACTTGACACCTCCATCATCTTGTATTGTGTATCGGCTATTCATCATTTGGGTACACAAGCATGAGCATAGAAACCTGTTAGCTGGATCCACTCATCCATTTGAATCCTAGCATGGCCTATTTGCTGTAATACATCCAGCATGCGGTTTCATGCTACTTTGTAGGTGTATTACTGAAATACTTTCTTTAGTCTCATTCTTTTCTTACTCATGCCAACTGATTGTTGAATATCACCATTGTATACGGGTGATCCCAAAGATGCAAATGTTACCCTGAGTACAACATGCCTACTCAGGGAGTTGGTCATGTTCATTGCTCTGTGCTCTGTTCCTTCTTTTGATTAGGATTCTCTGTTTCATGTTCTTGTTTTTGCCTCATTCAGTCTtctgttgtttttgttttgcttGCTCAAGCAATTGACATGAGATCTCTTTGTTTAAGAAATGATGGATGAGAGTATTTAGAATCACTAATGAAGAAAACACCTACTTCTGCAGATTAATGACCGTTATGAGTTCCCGCTACAACTTGATCTTGATAGAGACAATGGAAAATATCTTACTCCAGATGCAGATAGAAGTATTAGAAACCTTTATACTCTTCACAGGTGATTTATTTCGCTGTATATGTTGTTCCAATACTTTGAATGGTTTTATATAGGCAAAACAGCCAAAAACAAGAAACCTAATCCCTGTATGTACAAATGAGAAATTCGGACCAATGTAGCACTTTTCCTTTAAAAGGTTTTCCTATTTTAGTTACACTTTCTAGATGCTTCTGTGAATAGGCAAGAACTTGAAAGTAGGAACTGGCCGATAAATTGTATGTATGCACATTTGAAACTGGCCGATAGTTGTTGTGTTCTCGCTTTATTTTGATGCTCAGATCAGTTCATTGTAACCCCTGGTAGGGGCACTCTTGATGTCTAGGTGTTGGAGCGTCTTGGGTTGAGTGTGTGTGTATCTTCTTTTGTACTCGGTCTGCTTTGGgtctttttcttccttcttaatataatggTGCGCAGCTCTCTTGCATATTCGAGAGAAAAAATTTGTATGTATGCAACATTGTCCTTTCACCCTTACACAGTGGAGCTGTGTTGAAAGAAGTGCACATTTGAAAATTTGCTCTCTTCCTACTTTTGTGCTTTTACAGTTTATATGAGCACAatcttaattattttttattatgactgCTCTGACATACATGATCTATTTTTTCTGGTTGCTGATGCTGTCTTATCTTCTTGTTCAGTGTTCTCGTTCATAGTGGAGGAGTACATGGTGGTCACTATTATGCTTTCATTCGACCTACACTATCGGATCAGTGGTGCGTTTTGTCTCTTGGGTCTCAGTTCTTTTCTAGTAGATATGTTTCCTGGTACTGTTTGTTTTGCCTAGGTTGCCATGCACCGCTATTTTGACTATGGTCCAACATTCTTAAGCCAGACAACATGTAATCGGTTATTGGGACTGCATAGTCCTTAAATGCCCCTTACGGATACCATGCATGATATTAAACTGGGTATAAAGTATATCTACGTTCTCATCTGCATATAACACCCATTCTGGCTTTATCAGCATCTTGTATCTTGCATCAAAATGAAATCCTCTGAAACTGTTGTTTAGCTTTAATAGCGTCTTTTATCAGCCTCACCATAGGATGACAGTTCACAGTGCTAAATGGCCTTCTTTCACAACAATAGCTTATTTAACCAGATGTGACACGGAATCACTTTCTTTGTTTATGCACACCACAGTCTCAGAGTCTGATTACCATATCCTTGAAAATATTTTGCAATTGTCACACTTTATGATTTTTTCTGGTTGCGTACTGACTTCTCAGGTACAAATTCGATGATGAGCGGGTTACAAAAGAAGATACTAAAAAGGCGCTTGAAGAGCAGTATGGGGGTGAGGAAGAGGTAACATTTTTTAGCAACGGTTCATTAAGTACAATACAGTTGTTTGTTGTAGTGATTTCCCTCATCTTGCTTATTTatcattctttttcttctttataTGGAACAGTTGCCTCAAATAAACCCTGGTTTCAATAACACACCGTTTAAATTCACAAAGTATTCAAATGCCTACATGCTTGTCTATATTCGTGAGAGTGACAAGGAGAAAATAATGTGTAATGTTGATGAGAAGGATATTGCTGAGCATTTGCGGGTATGTAGTTCGTGTGTACTCTTTTCCCTTTCTATATAATATGTTGTAGCTTCTTTGAAGATAGTAAAGGATTCAACTGTGCTTCTACAGGTAAGGTTAAAGAAAgaacaagaagagaaagaacacaagaagaaggaaaaggctGAAGCTCATCTCTACACTATTATAAAGGTCTTGTCTTGGTTCAGTCATATCAacttctctctcttggtgaCTCTTAATAGAGCTTTGTTTGcccaaaaaaaatgaacataGATTGCTCGAGATGATGATTTGAAGGAGCAGATTGGTAagaatatatattttgatctgGTGGACCATGAAAAAGTTCGCAGCTTCCGCATTCAGAAACAATTGCCTTTTACTGCATTCAAGGTAATGATCCCACAAACACTACTTGTTTTTCATAACAAGGCTTCATGGTTAAGACTTTTTGGATATTACAGGCCTATTTATAGGGGATTGAGCTGCTACATTTGTGGTAGTTTTGAACTCAACTTCAAGCCCCTCCAAATATGGCCTTATTTTCTACCATAATGTTATCTTTTAACAGGAAAACTTACCTGGAAATAAGAAGCAGTGCACTTGCTTTATGATCTGGCCGATTAATGTTCTTTTACTACCAATGTGGAAAATTGCACCTATCGCATTGCagatttatttaaatttttgttGGGACTCTATAAGTTATGTTACTGCTTCCTAAATAGTATAATCAGTCATGCTTTGGATTATATCTAATCTCATCTGATTTGTCAAATGAATTGTTTAATAGGAGGAAGTTGCAAAGGAATATGGCATCCCTGTACAGTTTCAGCGCTTCTGGTTGTGGGCTAAAAGGCAGAATCATACATACAGGCCGAATCGTCCGCTGACACCGCATGAAGAAGCACAATCAGTGAGTCTTTATTGATTTTGAAAGTTCACATAATCCTTCAGGTACTTTAAAAAGTGGAAAATTATTTGGTTCATAATTGTTGAAGTTTCAACTGAGTGTCCTTTGCTTGATTGATCCTTTTTATCTTTGTTCCTTTTTGCCAATAGgttactccctccagtcacaaaaGAGTGTCGTTTTGGGCTATGTGCAGTCAACACGTTTAAAATTTGATCGTCAATATATTTTTGAGTATTTCGATAGAACTTTTGAAAATGGTATAgctagatttgtcttgaaagtagtttcataatGTTATAACTTCGCTAtatattgcatatatttttatacTAGTAATTAGTGATCAAAGTAGTATGTTGGTTACCATATCGATGTCCAAAACATATTCTTttttgaccggagggagtaacaTGAGGGGTAACTTTTCTTTGCCAATGTAAGTTGCCTCTGCCTATATCACTTGCAATTTGAGGGTGAGTGAAGTTATACACATTTCGTAACTCTTGAGATATGTTCACATGTAACATGGATCATTAGTTTATTTGAACTTATAATCTATCAATTTGGTCAAATTGCTTAAATGTGACTTTATTTCAGTAAATTATTAGGATGTATTCATGAGACAACCTTGCAGGATTAGTTAAAAATACGATTACATCCTATTTTAGCCTTCTACTTCTTTCACTTGTTTGTGTTAATTCATTTGATGATAATTTTTTACTTTTGCTGCACAGGTTGGGCAGCTTAGGGAGGTCTCAAATAAGGCACACAACGCTGAGTTGAAGCTGTTTCTGGAAGTAGAACTTGGACCGGTAATAATATAAAGCAATTGCTGTTTATtgttttttcatgtttcctatTTTGCTCTCTATTATGCCTCCTATATTTTGAGATGCTTGACCATCTATAATTACTTTTACAGGATTCATGTCCAATTCGTCCTCCTGAGAAGAGCAAAGAAGACATACTACTTTTCTTCAAGCTTTATAACCCTGAAAAGGAAGAGCTTCGGTATGTTTCTTGTAAATTGATTTATCAATCATTGTGTTGAAATTCTATTATAGATGACTCACATAGTGACATCATTCTGCTATACAGTTTTATTGGTAGACTTTTTGTGAAGGCCCTGGGAAAGCCATCTGAAATCCTGACAAAACTAAATGAAATGGCTGGATTTTCCCCAAATGAAGAAATTGAGCTATATGAGGTGAGTGCTATATTAAATTCTTCACAACATGTATTTATATTAAATTCTTCACAGCATTCTAATTTGCGGTATGCATGTTCTACCCATGTGCCCCTTGTACTCATGTAGTTCTGTTCAGCTGGTTGATTATTCAAGCGTACCTTGCTCGATAGTTGATTTTTATGCACTTAATAGTGATGTAGCCATGCTCTTCCCAAGATGAATATTCTGAGCCTTTTGGCATTCTTATGCTGCAGGAAATTAAGTTTGAGCCAAATGTGATGTGTGAACATATTGACAAGAAACTTACTTTCCGTTCTAGTCAGGtttgcaaacaattcctctttttAGATCCAAATATATTGCAATTCTGTAGTTAGAAAAGCCACtcatatttttctgaatttGTTCTCATGCTTAGCTTGAAGATGGAGACATTATATGTTTCCAAAAGTCACCTCTTCCAGAAGGTGATATTCAAGTGCGCTATCCAGATGTTCCTTCATTCTTGGAGTATGTTCACAATAGGCAGGTATACTCATACAAATCAAGTGTAACTCTACTGTACCATTCCTCCTTTTGTTTTACTGCATTTTTGATATACTGTTCTCTCTACTACATTTATGTATCATGGTGAGCACAAGCCTCCCAACACCATTATCAAAGTAGTATGTTTGGAGAACCAAAAACTGAAATGCCTTGATGTGTTTTCATGCCACAATATTTGTTCTTTACAATAGTTTATCATATGTTGCTATATCGCGATATACCCACTAGTTGTACAAGTGTACCTAAACAGggctgatattttttttaccttgTTTGTTTACTCTTATAACAAAATTATACTGCATATGTGTAGCCTGCTGTTTTCTATAAAGTCAAAACTAGTTAGTTTACTGTTCCTGAGCTCACTTGTAACTTTTGTGCTGTTTGTACTATAGGTTGTGCACTTACGGTCACTAGACAAACCAAAGGATGATGATTTTTCTTTGGAATTGTAAGGGTTTGCAAATCAGACTGATTTATATTTGACCTATTGTTTCGTAATCAACTCAAATATATGTGTTTCTTGTTTTCACTTAGGTCGAAGCTTCATACTTATGATGATGTTGTTGAGAGAGTTGCGCATCAACTTGGCTTGGATGATCCATCAAAAATTCGGCTTACATCTCACAATTGTTATTCTCAGCAACCCAAACCGCAGCCTATCAGATATCGTGGAGTAGAACATCTATTGGATATGCTTGTCCATTATAATCAGGTTAAATTCTCTGTCTCTGTTTGCTCAATAAGCGCGCTACTGCTTTTAGAAAATGTAACATGACCCTAATATATTGTACTTTTATCTTCCTGCTGGGTTTCACAGACTTCTGATATTTTGTATTATGAGGTTCTGGATATTCCACTGCCAGAATTGCAATGTTTGAAAACTCTTAAAGTTGCATTCCAGCATGCAACAAAAGATGAGGTTTGTTGCCTGCATGTTGCAAGTTCCTACGTTCATCTTTTATTGCCAAAGTATATTACTGAGGCAAATGACTTTTCAGGTTGTAGTTCATAGCATAAGACTTCCAAAAAATAGCACCATCAGCGACGTGATTACTGACTTGAAAACCAAGGTAATCACTCATCTGTCTTTTTAGTTTATTCAGTTTGTTAGTTC comes from the Phragmites australis chromosome 22, lpPhrAust1.1, whole genome shotgun sequence genome and includes:
- the LOC133905434 gene encoding ubiquitin C-terminal hydrolase 13-like isoform X2, coding for MTMMTPSPLEQQEADEMLVPHQELPTTEGPQPMEVVAQTEPANTAESQPAEDPQTSRFTWTIESFSRLNTKKHYSDAFIVGGYKWRVLIFPKGNNVDHLSMYLDVADSGNLPYGWSRYAQFSLAVVNQIHPKYTIRKDTQHQFNARESDWGFTSFMPLSELYDPSRGYLVNDTVVVEAEVAVRRMVDYWTYDSKKETGYVGLKNQGATCYMNSLLQTLYHIPYFRKAVYHMPTTENDMPSGSIPLALQSLFYKLQYSDNSVATKELTKSFGWDTYDSFMQHDVQELNRVLCEKLEDKMKGTVVEGTIEQLFEGHHINYIECINVDYKSSRKESFYDLQLDVKGCRDVYASFNKYVEVERLEGDNKYHAEQYGLQDAKKGVLFLDFPPVLQLQLKRFEYDYMRDTMVKINDRYEFPLQLDLDRDNGKYLTPDADRSIRNLYTLHSVLVHSGGVHGGHYYAFIRPTLSDQWYKFDDERVTKEDTKKALEEQYGGEEELPQINPGFNNTPFKFTKYSNAYMLVYIRESDKEKIMCNVDEKDIAEHLRVRLKKEQEEKEHKKKEKAEAHLYTIIKIARDDDLKEQIGKNIYFDLVDHEKVRSFRIQKQLPFTAFKEEVAKEYGIPVQFQRFWLWAKRQNHTYRPNRPLTPHEEAQSVGQLREVSNKAHNAELKLFLEVELGPDSCPIRPPEKSKEDILLFFKLYNPEKEELRFIGRLFVKALGKPSEILTKLNEMAGFSPNEEIELYEEIKFEPNVMCEHIDKKLTFRSSQLEDGDIICFQKSPLPEGDIQVRYPDVPSFLEYVHNRQVVHLRSLDKPKDDDFSLELSKLHTYDDVVERVAHQLGLDDPSKIRLTSHNCYSQQPKPQPIRYRGVEHLLDMLVHYNQTSDILYYEVLDIPLPELQCLKTLKVAFQHATKDEVVVHSIRLPKNSTISDVITDLKTKVELSNPDAELRLLEVFYHKIYKIFPPHEKIENINDQYWTLRAEEVCKIPFLIVIDVDPPDLLPFKCFVCVKIYFLMRYCLGWHGLSQLKQIPEEEKNLGPHDRLIHVYHFMKDPNQNQQIQNFGDPFLLVIHEGETAAEVMERIQIKLRVPDEEFTKWKLAFISMLRPEYLQDTDVVSARFQRRDVYGAWEQYLGLEHTDTTSKRSYTANQNRHTFEKPVKIYN